The DNA sequence GACGCGGAGGCGAGCCGTCGCAGGGCACGCAAGGAGGCGGTCGTCGTCGGGGCCGTCGTGGTGGTCATCACCCTGGCTGCCGTATCGGTGCCGCACGAGGTCTTCGCCGGCAGTTTCAGCACCGCGGACATGACGATTCCGCAAATCGCCGTCTTCTACGGCGGAGCCGGGTGCTACCTGACGTACGTCCTGGGCCTCGCCGCTCGGTGGACGCGTAGCTATGCCCGCATGTCCCGGCGCCCCCATGCAACGGGACTGTGGATGGCGGCCGTTGGCCTGGGCGCGATGGCTGTGGCCTGTGCGATCCGGGCTGTCATCGTCGCCGTCCGCTGGTTCGAGATCGACGTACCCCAGCGCCTGATGGCTGCCGTCGCGTTCCTGTTGGTCGCATCCATACTTCTGTTCACGGCCGGCATCACCTACTCGGGGGTCCGCGCCCGAATATCTTCTTCGAAGCTCTGGCTTCAGCACCGACGTGATTACCGCCGCCTCGCCGCCCTCTGGGAGCTGTTGGCTGAGGCGTTCCCCGACAACGTGCTGCCGCCGGCGTCCTCGTCCGCCCACGACCGACGGCGCGCTCGGAGGGTCCACCGCCGCTACCACCGCCGCATCGTGGAGATCCGGGACGGCCTGGTCGCCATCAGTCCGTACCTCCTGGAGGACGAGACCGGCATCGGATCGCCCGACGTCGACTCGGCAGAGCTGGCAGCCCGGCTGCGCCGCGCTTCCGCCCGGATTAAGGAGGGTGCCCCCGCGCCCCGCCGGGCGGTCCCCCTTGCCATGGCCCTGGGAAGCGACCGAGCGGCAGATGTGAAACAACTGATTGCGGTGTCCGACGCACTGGTGCCAGACCGCGCGACCCCCCTCATGACCAAGGAGACACCATGCTGATTAGCGGAGGACGTGTGCTCGTCGGCACGGGCACGTATCTGGACGACGGAGCCGTCCTGATCGAGGGTGATTCGATCGCGGCTGTGGGGCCGCGTAAGGAGATCGAGGAGCAGACCGCTGCCGACGTGCCGCGGTCGGTGTTCGACGGCACACTTCTGCCCGGGTTGATCGATGCCCACGTACACCTCGTTTTCGACGGGGGGCCTGACCCGGTGTCCGCTCTCCAGGACTTGACGGATGAGGCCCTGCTCGCGGACATGCGCCGCCGCGCGGAGGAACTGCTGCTCAGCGGCGTCACCACGGTCCGCGACCTCGGAGACCGGAACGGGCTGGCTCTCCGCCTGGATTCGGAGATCGCCGACCAGCGCACGCCGGGCCCGAGGATCGTCTCCGCAAGCACGCCCCTGACTACCCCCGGCGGGCACTGCCACTTCCTCGGCGGTGAG is a window from the Streptomyces sp. MMBL 11-1 genome containing:
- a CDS encoding MAB_1171c family putative transporter, coding for MELLLLGLVGALAWKLYKLWRTPHDAPLRSVTLCLLCATLSYPIAMPGGATGVDTVAGHGAAKLVQNVLLLFAMYFLMCFYLYSAADAEASRRRARKEAVVVGAVVVVITLAAVSVPHEVFAGSFSTADMTIPQIAVFYGGAGCYLTYVLGLAARWTRSYARMSRRPHATGLWMAAVGLGAMAVACAIRAVIVAVRWFEIDVPQRLMAAVAFLLVASILLFTAGITYSGVRARISSSKLWLQHRRDYRRLAALWELLAEAFPDNVLPPASSSAHDRRRARRVHRRYHRRIVEIRDGLVAISPYLLEDETGIGSPDVDSAELAARLRRASARIKEGAPAPRRAVPLAMALGSDRAADVKQLIAVSDALVPDRATPLMTKETPC